The genomic segment GTAATTTCACCATGATGATTTTACTCATCCCAATTGCCACTTTGTGGAACACACTCGGATTAATGTTGTTGGGGATGGAGCTCTATGAACGAGGTTGGTTTACCCAAAGTATACCATCTTGTGGGAAGTGGTTATGGACAGCCTGGTGGGTCAGCTTTAGTGTCTCGTTGCTTCTTTGGCTAATTAAAGAGTCGGTCATGGGGCTTGTTTTGGAAACAGTAAACTGGCTAGCTGCCATCCCCATGGCACTGTGTTATTTGGTTTTGATCCAAGCAATTAGTAGGAGTACGCCGACCCTGAGTGGCGTGCTGGCCATAGTGGGGCGTTATTCCCTGACACTTTATTTAACCCAGACGGTCATCGGAATTGGCTTTTTTCATTTTGTTTTTCCGGACACCCGACTCTCGTTTACCCGTATTGATTACTTTTTGTTTTTTCTGAACCTTACGCTGGGGCAGGTGATTTTAGCTATACTGCTTAATAGGGCTGAAAAGCCTGGCCCAGCAGAGTACATATTGAGGCGTTGCGTCGGTTATCTGGGCCGTACGTGATACAACAAAAGGCAGTTTATCGTGAAGTTTTTACACTGTATTTTCTGGTTATTTCTGTTCTTGTCATCTCATTTGAGCTTCGCAAAAGCGGACTTTTCAGTTCTGCTGGTTAATCCCTCTATCTCCGGGGAGCCATTTTGGCAGAAAGTTGAATCTATTGCACAGGCCGCGAGTAAACAACTTAATGTGAAACTTGACGTGATATATGGTGACGGAAGCCGTTATATTCAGCTCGCCGAGCTGCAAAGGTATCTGGAGTATCGTGCCACGCCCGACTTCGTTGTACTGATGCTGTATCCGGGCAACGCAGAACAGCATCTGGACCTGTTGGAAAAATATGGGGTTCAGTATCTGACCCTGGAGCAAACCATAAGCGGACCTGAACAGACAGAAATAGGCAAACCTGGGCAAAGGTATAAAAACTGGCTGGGAGAAATTTACTTTAATAATTTTCGTGCCGGGGCCGACCTGGCAAAGGCATTGACAGAGTCTCTGCGTGAGAAAAAGAGCGGTGTAAAACCTCAGGCGATTGCAATCAACGGTCACTACGGCAGTGAGTCAGATGCTCGCAATCAAGGGGCCCAGTCGTATTTCGGAAGTCAGGGGGTCGCGCTGCAGCAATCTATCTATGCCAGTTGGTCTAAAACTCAGGCAATGGAAAAAACCCAGCGACTACTCAAGCGCTATCCTGATACAAATATTATCTGGAGTGCGTCTGATTTAATGGCGATGGGAGCACTTAGTGCGGTTAAACAACAAGGAAGTGATAAAGACAGGTTTGTTGCAATTGGTGGCTTTGACTGGCTCAACGATACACTTGGGTTGATCGAAAAAGGGGAGTTACAGGCCTCCGTTGGGGGACATTTTATTATGGGAGGACTTGCCATTTTGTCCTTGTACGATAGGTTTCATGGTCATACATACTGGCAAGAACACCAGTCAATCACATACCCTTTGGTTGTTATAAACAAGCAGAATGTGCATCGTTATCTGTGGCTGGCTGATAAATCAGACTGGTCAGGTGTTGATTTTAGTAAGTTCAGTTTACTAAAAAACAAACAGGCGCAATATTTGGTATCTCCTGCATTTCTGGCTCGAGATTTGGCCTCTGGTGTCATTTCTGAGTAACAGCTTCTAAGCGCCAGTGCCTTTGCACAGTACATTGAAAGGAAACATTTCTACTGGCTTGTAAAGTTTGTTACCATGCGCCTCCTGTAACTCATCTGGTTGTAAGATGAGTAATGCCTCTATGTACAAGAAAAGATAACAGCTTCTTTATGAATGAACTTAAGCGATTAAATAAATACATCAGTGAAACCGGGTTTTGTAGCCGCAGAGAAGCAGATACGCTGATCAGCGACGGCCGGGTATCAGTAAACGGTCAGATCGCCGAGATGGGACTTAAGGTCGGTGATTCAGACACCATACTGATTGACAATAAACCGCTAAAATCTAAGCCAAAGCGGGTGTATATCGCTTATAACAAGCCAGTGGGTGTAACCTGTACAACAGAGCGCAAGATAAAAAGCAATATTGTCAGTGCAATCCAGTACCCTGAACGTATCTTCCCCATCGGCCGGTTAGACAGGCCTTCTGAGGGGTTGATCTTTTTGACCAACGAAGGCGATATCGTCAATAAAATACTTCGAGCTGGCAATAACCACGAAAAAGAGTACGTTGTGACAGTCGATAAGCCCGTTACCGAGGAGTTTATTCGTGGTATGCGTTCTGGCGTGCCAATTCTTGGCACCGTCACTAAAAAGTGTTTTGTTAAGAAAACCGCAGCGAAGCAGTTCACTATCGTGTTAACGCAGGGGCTTAATCGCCAAATTCGGCGCATGTGCGAGTACTTTGATTATGAAGTACAAACGCTTAAACGTGTGCGCATCATGAATGTCAACCTGAACGGATTACGCCCGGGACAGTGGCGTCACCTCAGTGAGTCGGAAATGGCTGAGATCAATGCGTCAATCGAAGGGTCATCGAAAACGGAAGAAGCATCCGTTGACGAGCAAAAGCGTGTAGCACGCCAATCAGGCAGATCAAGTCAAAGTCGAGATGAGTCAGCACCAAAACGTACTAAGGGTAAAGCAGGGGAGGCTAAAAAGCCTCATGGCTCAGACAGAAGTCGTTCTGAAAAGCCAAAAAATCGTTCAGGCGCCAATCCTCGCAGGAGAGTTAAAGGGACGTTGTCTTTGAAAAAATAAATGAGAAAGGGCCGTTTTACGGCCCTTTTGTTATTTCGGTGCTGTAACTTTAAAGAACAAACAATAAATCACAGGCAGAACTATCAAGGTCAGGACTGTCGCAAAGCCCAGACCAAACATGATGGTTACGGCCATCGATTTAAAGAACACATCGAACAACAGAGGGATCATACCCAAAATTGTGGTAACCGCGGCCATAGAGACTGGGCGTACACGGCTCACTCCGGAGTCGAATACCGCCTGATAGGGGTCTTTACCACTGTCTAATTCCAGGTTTATTTGATCCATTAGAACAATGCCGTTTTTGATCAACATACCAGACAGGCTTAGTAACCCCAGCAATGCCATAAAGCTGAAAGGCGCTTGAAAGATCACCAGCCCCGCTGTCACACCTATGATGGCAAGTGGCACGGTGCTCCAGATAACCAGGGGTTTACGTACAGAGTTGAATAGCAGCACAGTAATGATAAACATGGATAAATACCCTAAGGGGAGTGAACCGAAGATCGCTTTTTGTGCTTTGCTGGCAGACTCAAACTCACCACCCCACTGCATTTCATAACCTTGTGGTAGTTCAATGGCTTCAATGTCAGCACGAACCCGGGCAAACAGTTTAGCCGGCGTCTCATTGCCAATGACATCATGATCTGCCATGACGGTGATAGTCCGCTTGCGGTCGCGGCGCATTATCAAGCTGTCTTCCCAAACAACTTCGACGCCGTCAAGGATTTGGCCTAAAGGTACATAGACATTAAGCACCGGGCTGAATATCTGCAGGTCAACCAGGTTTTCGACATTGCGTCTTTCAATTTCCGGTACACGCGCGACAATTGGTAACATTTTGGTGCCATCGCGATACAGGCCGACTTTGTTGCCCGAAACACTGGTCAGCAATAGCTGATCGAGATCGGATTTACTGATCCCCAGGCGTCGTGCTTTTTGCTCATTAAATACAGGCTCCAGCACTTTAGAACGCTGACGCCAGTTATCACGAATGTTAAATGCTCCCAAATCTTGTGCCAACCGGTTTTTGGCCTGGTCTGCCAACTGACGCAGGACCACAGGATCTGGCCCAGAGAAACGGGCTTCAATTTTAGCATCCGTCGATGGACCAATTTCCATACGTTTGATTTTGAGTTTGCCGTCAAGTTCATTGTGAGTGGCAAAGTCCCTTACCTTCGCTATCATTGTCGCCACGGCATCCCGGTCGGTAACCCGAATGATTAACTGGCCATACGATGCATATTGCTTTTCCGGACTATAAGTTAGCATAAAGCGGGGCGCACCCTGACCGATAGTGGTGGTGATTTCCTCGACTAAGCTATCGTTCTGTAAAAACTGTTCTAGTTTTTTAAGGTTATCTGCTGTACTGCGAATATCAGCTCCCTGATAATGCCAGTAGTCGACATAAAACATAGGTGTGTTTGAAGCTGGGAAAAAGGACTGCTTAACCGATTTAAAACCAACCATTGCACATCCGAGTAGTGCAATCATAGCAACGACCGTCGTCCAACGAAATCGCAGGCAAGCTCTAAGCAGGGCTTTGTATGCCGTGAAGATCAAACCCTGATAGGGGTCTTCATTGTCGTTACCTTGTCGGATCTCTTCTTTGAATAATATGTTTGCAAAAAAAGGTGTGAGAGTAATGGCCGTTACCCAGCTGAGCAGCAAAGAAATGAGTAGCACCCAAAACAAAGAGCCGGCAAACTCACCACTGGCATCAGAGCTTAGCCCAATTGGCGCAAAAGCGGTGATGCCAATCACTGTGGCACCTAACAATGGCCATTTCGTTTGCTCAACGATATTGACTGCCGCTTTAATCTTAGTTTGTCCGCGTTTGAGGTTGATCAGTATCCCCTCTGTCACGACTATCGCATTGTCGACTAACATTCCGAGCGCGATGATCAGGGCTCCCAGAGAAATTCGTTGTAAGTCAATTGCAAACATTTTCATGAAGATGAATGTACCAAGTACTGTAAGCAGCAGGATACCACCAATCAAAATACCGCTTTTGACCCCCATGAAGATCAACAGCACGACAATAACAATTGCTACGGCTTCAAGCAGACTGATAATAAATCCGTTTACTGATTTTTCGACTTCATTGGGCTGGTTGTAAACTGTGTGGACTGACATGCCATGTGGACGTTGATACTCCAGTGAAGCAAGGTGCTTGTCTATGGCTTTTCCTACTTCTACGACATTGACGCCTGAGCTGAATGAGATACCGAGCAGCAAAGACTGATCGCGATTGTAGCGGGTGATATGCGTCGGAATTTCTGCATATTCGCGTCTGACTGTCGCCACATCACCCAGGTAAATCAGCTCCTTCGCGCCAGGTTTTGAAATCAGCAAGTCTTCGAGCTCAGAAACCTGATTAAATTCACCGGTAGGATGAATACGGATAGATTCGTCTCCGACGCGGATCCTGCCAGCATTTGACACACTGTTTTGTGTCTGGAGTAGAGAAAAAATACGGTTGTGTGATATCCCGAGCTGCGAGAGTTTCTGGCTGGATATTTCAACAGTAACCTGAGCCTGTTGCTCACCGGCTATGGTGACTTTACTGACGCCATCGACCAATACGAGTTCTCGCTTCAGGTAATCGACATATTCTTTGAGTTCTTCATAGGAGTAACCATCTCCAGTTACGGCGTACAGTACGCCATAAACATCTGCAAAGTCATCCATGATTTTTGGAGGGTAGACACCCGGTGGCAAATTCGGTTTTAAATCGTTTATTTTTCGCCTTAACTCATCCCAGATTTGCTTAAGATCTTCCTTTCGGTAGGTGCTTTTCATTTCTACCGTGATTTGAGACTGACCCGGCGAAGAAATAGACGTGACATAATCAACATAAGGCAGGCTTTGAATGGCGTTCTCTATCGGATATGTGACTTCTTCTTCAACCTGCTGTGGCGATGCGCCCGGATAAACGGTGATGACCATCGCTTTTTTAAGCGTAAACTCAGGGTCTTCCAGTTGCCCAAGGCCAAAATACGAGACTGTCCCTGCTAAGAGCAGCAGCAGTGCGAACATCGCACTGATGACTTTGTTTTCAATAGACCACTTGGCAAGACTCATATTACAGGCCTCGCTCTTTAGTCCATGGACGGACTTTCAGGCCATCGCTGAGGTGATGTACACCCGCAGAGACAATGATTTCGCCCGGTTGCAGGCCACTATTGATCTCGAAGCCCTGTTGACGTAACAAACCCACCTGGACGGCGCGTTTTGAAACAAGCTGAGTATCTGGATTATAGATCCAAACATAGTGATTGCCTTCAGCAGCCTGAGTTTGCTCAGAGAAAACAGCCTCGTTAGGCACGATGATGGCGGAAGTGCTTTGGTTGGTGATTTTACTCGGGTCAACATAGACATGTCCCGTCATACCTGCGAGTAGGTTGAAGTCTTCCGGGATGGGCAATGAAAACACGACTTTATAAGTGAGGGTGACGGGATCGGCTTGTGTGTCCCACTCTTTTATGTTCAGCAGATAAGATTTGTCCGGGTAGCCGTCAAAAATGACCGTCGGATGATAGTCTAGATCTTTGTTTACGCGGGCAACCAGTTTTTCTGGTACCTGGATAACCACATCCATACGGTCGCGAGTTTCAAGGCGCAATATATTTTGTTTGGCGACAATGTTCTCAAAGTTTTTCACAAATACTTTGGCAATCGTACCGTCAAATGGTGCTCTGAGTTCGCTGTTTTCCAGGTTAGTCTGAGCGATTTTAAAAGCAGATTCGGCAACCTGCTCATTTGCCAGAGCCTGATCGTATTCTGCTTTGCTGGCAATTGATTTCTTATACAAAGACTCAATTCGGTTCAGCTGTGCAACGGCCAGTTCAAATTGAGCTTTTCGTTGCTGATACTGTAGCTCAAAGTCCTCTGGGTCGAGCTTAGCCAGAAGCTGTCCTTTTTGCACCTCCTGACCGGCCAACACCGGAAACTCCATTAGCTCTCCATTGACTCTGAAAGCAAGATAAGAGCCCTGATTAGCGACAACCTCAGCCGGAAAGCTACGTAACTGGCTGGCCTGTGGATCAGATACTGTATGCAGTTTAACAGGGCGAATGACTTGACTGGTTGATGCCGGCTGTGTGGCTTCCTGACAGGCAGACAATAACAGCAAAGCGGGAAAAAAGAGTGCGAGTTTATTCACGAATATTACT from the Pseudoalteromonas sp. R3 genome contains:
- a CDS encoding DUF418 domain-containing protein, translated to MSRNRFIDSVRGFALLGLSLTNLFFMANFSYGYIPPVDKDLLEQGLSFLATVMADGRFRTLFCLVFGAALMIQYKQHKQSAHCLFHIKTRLCVLAVFGILHGYLLWPGDILLNYALSGLLALMWLDSKHRLYAAGLLTVLPVGLLVVLSYLVREPAIDRASVEYALMMDSLPLNYNELLSQNMSNFTMMILLIPIATLWNTLGLMLLGMELYERGWFTQSIPSCGKWLWTAWWVSFSVSLLLWLIKESVMGLVLETVNWLAAIPMALCYLVLIQAISRSTPTLSGVLAIVGRYSLTLYLTQTVIGIGFFHFVFPDTRLSFTRIDYFLFFLNLTLGQVILAILLNRAEKPGPAEYILRRCVGYLGRT
- a CDS encoding ABC transporter substrate-binding protein, whose translation is MKFLHCIFWLFLFLSSHLSFAKADFSVLLVNPSISGEPFWQKVESIAQAASKQLNVKLDVIYGDGSRYIQLAELQRYLEYRATPDFVVLMLYPGNAEQHLDLLEKYGVQYLTLEQTISGPEQTEIGKPGQRYKNWLGEIYFNNFRAGADLAKALTESLREKKSGVKPQAIAINGHYGSESDARNQGAQSYFGSQGVALQQSIYASWSKTQAMEKTQRLLKRYPDTNIIWSASDLMAMGALSAVKQQGSDKDRFVAIGGFDWLNDTLGLIEKGELQASVGGHFIMGGLAILSLYDRFHGHTYWQEHQSITYPLVVINKQNVHRYLWLADKSDWSGVDFSKFSLLKNKQAQYLVSPAFLARDLASGVISE
- the rluF gene encoding 23S rRNA pseudouridine(2604) synthase RluF is translated as MNELKRLNKYISETGFCSRREADTLISDGRVSVNGQIAEMGLKVGDSDTILIDNKPLKSKPKRVYIAYNKPVGVTCTTERKIKSNIVSAIQYPERIFPIGRLDRPSEGLIFLTNEGDIVNKILRAGNNHEKEYVVTVDKPVTEEFIRGMRSGVPILGTVTKKCFVKKTAAKQFTIVLTQGLNRQIRRMCEYFDYEVQTLKRVRIMNVNLNGLRPGQWRHLSESEMAEINASIEGSSKTEEASVDEQKRVARQSGRSSQSRDESAPKRTKGKAGEAKKPHGSDRSRSEKPKNRSGANPRRRVKGTLSLKK
- a CDS encoding efflux RND transporter permease subunit — its product is MSLAKWSIENKVISAMFALLLLLAGTVSYFGLGQLEDPEFTLKKAMVITVYPGASPQQVEEEVTYPIENAIQSLPYVDYVTSISSPGQSQITVEMKSTYRKEDLKQIWDELRRKINDLKPNLPPGVYPPKIMDDFADVYGVLYAVTGDGYSYEELKEYVDYLKRELVLVDGVSKVTIAGEQQAQVTVEISSQKLSQLGISHNRIFSLLQTQNSVSNAGRIRVGDESIRIHPTGEFNQVSELEDLLISKPGAKELIYLGDVATVRREYAEIPTHITRYNRDQSLLLGISFSSGVNVVEVGKAIDKHLASLEYQRPHGMSVHTVYNQPNEVEKSVNGFIISLLEAVAIVIVVLLIFMGVKSGILIGGILLLTVLGTFIFMKMFAIDLQRISLGALIIALGMLVDNAIVVTEGILINLKRGQTKIKAAVNIVEQTKWPLLGATVIGITAFAPIGLSSDASGEFAGSLFWVLLISLLLSWVTAITLTPFFANILFKEEIRQGNDNEDPYQGLIFTAYKALLRACLRFRWTTVVAMIALLGCAMVGFKSVKQSFFPASNTPMFYVDYWHYQGADIRSTADNLKKLEQFLQNDSLVEEITTTIGQGAPRFMLTYSPEKQYASYGQLIIRVTDRDAVATMIAKVRDFATHNELDGKLKIKRMEIGPSTDAKIEARFSGPDPVVLRQLADQAKNRLAQDLGAFNIRDNWRQRSKVLEPVFNEQKARRLGISKSDLDQLLLTSVSGNKVGLYRDGTKMLPIVARVPEIERRNVENLVDLQIFSPVLNVYVPLGQILDGVEVVWEDSLIMRRDRKRTITVMADHDVIGNETPAKLFARVRADIEAIELPQGYEMQWGGEFESASKAQKAIFGSLPLGYLSMFIITVLLFNSVRKPLVIWSTVPLAIIGVTAGLVIFQAPFSFMALLGLLSLSGMLIKNGIVLMDQINLELDSGKDPYQAVFDSGVSRVRPVSMAAVTTILGMIPLLFDVFFKSMAVTIMFGLGFATVLTLIVLPVIYCLFFKVTAPK
- a CDS encoding efflux RND transporter periplasmic adaptor subunit produces the protein MLLLSACQEATQPASTSQVIRPVKLHTVSDPQASQLRSFPAEVVANQGSYLAFRVNGELMEFPVLAGQEVQKGQLLAKLDPEDFELQYQQRKAQFELAVAQLNRIESLYKKSIASKAEYDQALANEQVAESAFKIAQTNLENSELRAPFDGTIAKVFVKNFENIVAKQNILRLETRDRMDVVIQVPEKLVARVNKDLDYHPTVIFDGYPDKSYLLNIKEWDTQADPVTLTYKVVFSLPIPEDFNLLAGMTGHVYVDPSKITNQSTSAIIVPNEAVFSEQTQAAEGNHYVWIYNPDTQLVSKRAVQVGLLRQQGFEINSGLQPGEIIVSAGVHHLSDGLKVRPWTKERGL